The following are from one region of the Vicinamibacterales bacterium genome:
- a CDS encoding alpha/beta hydrolase-fold protein, with product MQRDYHSWYSHRLGREMGVAVYGHWGTPLLAFPTTGGDEWEYERQDVIATLSRFIDAGRVKVFCVNTNHRDSFGSHAHPRHRSWMQACYDDYIVSEVVPFIGSHCRTDSVPIWTFGASLGGYHAANSLLKHPDLFKRCFALSGVYDMSRFMGGDYDDNFYFNNPVDYVANLADPTTLYHLADCDIHLATGNGAWEKPEEAYRLSRVLSARGIAHHLDDWGPQGGHDWPYWRHMIWEYIANA from the coding sequence ATGCAGCGCGACTATCACAGCTGGTATTCGCATCGGCTCGGCCGCGAGATGGGAGTCGCGGTCTACGGCCACTGGGGCACGCCGCTGCTGGCTTTCCCTACGACCGGCGGCGACGAATGGGAGTACGAACGGCAGGACGTGATCGCGACGCTCAGCCGGTTCATCGACGCCGGGCGGGTCAAGGTGTTCTGCGTCAACACCAACCATCGCGACTCGTTCGGCAGCCACGCGCACCCGCGTCACCGCAGCTGGATGCAGGCCTGCTACGACGACTACATCGTCAGCGAAGTGGTGCCGTTCATCGGCAGCCACTGCCGGACCGACAGCGTCCCGATCTGGACCTTCGGCGCATCGCTCGGCGGCTACCACGCGGCCAATTCGCTCCTCAAGCACCCCGATCTCTTCAAGCGCTGTTTCGCGCTCTCGGGCGTCTACGACATGTCGCGCTTCATGGGCGGCGACTACGACGACAACTTCTACTTCAACAACCCGGTCGACTATGTGGCGAACCTGGCGGATCCCACGACGCTGTACCACCTGGCGGACTGCGATATCCATTTGGCCACCGGCAACGGCGCGTGGGAAAAGCCCGAGGAAGCCTACCGCCTGTCGCGGGTGCTCAGCGCGCGGGGCATCGCCCACCACCTCGACGACTGGGGACCGCAGGGCGGCCACGACTGGCCGTACTGGCGCCACATGATCTGGGAGT